The following proteins are encoded in a genomic region of Candidatus Nitrospira nitrificans:
- the pal gene encoding peptidoglycan-associated lipoprotein Pal produces MKKIPVSCLPLILGIIVLGMPACSKKAVRSGGDIQALQDEMAKGGGSKDGTSSGFPDTSFSGRDESNNLRGLDRNPSEERLGGQAGNTGSPGGAGHANAMVAKADSGSAARQLAEIRAEQVASVAAGLRDVFFAYDSFSVTDEGRHALAGDAEWARSNPTAQLKIEGHCDERGTSAYNLVLGEKRAKAVRNYLVELGVAPTYLSVVSYGKERPFCTEHTESCYSQNRRGHLVVKTGK; encoded by the coding sequence ATGAAAAAAATACCAGTCAGCTGTCTGCCGTTGATCCTTGGGATTATCGTACTGGGAATGCCGGCCTGCTCGAAGAAGGCGGTTCGATCCGGGGGGGATATACAGGCGTTGCAAGACGAGATGGCCAAGGGAGGGGGGAGCAAAGACGGCACGAGTTCAGGTTTTCCCGACACGTCGTTCTCCGGACGCGATGAGTCGAATAACTTGCGGGGGTTGGATCGCAATCCTTCGGAAGAACGGTTGGGCGGACAGGCCGGCAATACAGGGAGTCCGGGCGGTGCCGGCCATGCCAACGCGATGGTTGCCAAAGCGGATTCCGGCTCGGCCGCTCGTCAGTTGGCTGAAATTCGTGCGGAGCAGGTGGCGTCGGTGGCAGCCGGACTTCGGGACGTCTTTTTCGCGTATGACAGTTTTTCAGTCACCGACGAAGGGCGTCATGCCCTTGCCGGCGATGCGGAATGGGCCAGATCGAATCCGACCGCACAGCTGAAAATCGAAGGCCATTGTGATGAGCGCGGCACGTCGGCGTATAATTTGGTGTTGGGTGAGAAACGCGCGAAAGCCGTTCGGAATTACCTCGTCGAGCTGGGGGTGGCTCCCACGTATTTGTCGGTCGTCTCGTACGGCAAAGAACGGCCGTTCTGCACGGAACATACAGAATCGTGTTATTCGCAGAATCGCCGTGGACATCTCGTTGTCAAGACAGGAAAGTAG
- the tolB gene encoding Tol-Pal system beta propeller repeat protein TolB has protein sequence MTFRVVVLVSLCVSIGVAWIIESGAADVFLEATRSDFQKIPLGIAGIENLGGSESPEARVKLGTRIEDVLKADVRRSLVFALVDLPSLGIKVGHLGAEPDPSFKRAAENGVSVIVWGQAGMKSGSKDADLSMDGYVYDAGNNEVVGGKRYVGSTSVARLMAHRFADELVFRYTGEPGIARTKIAYVSELGTARELFVMDYDGYDPRQLTADGFLNLMPRWSPDRRFLVFTTYRNRNTQDIDMIELATGKRWTLVAQGGLNITPVLSPDGNSLAYSSSHEGNAELYRLDTKTKAVQRLTTHAAGDLSPSWSPSGRELVFTSDRSGGPQIFLMSADGSNVRRLTFEGDYNAAPAWSPRGNWIAYVCRTPKKEYKLCVITPDGQKRLQLTTGLGVDDSPSWSPDGRHLVFSSTVEGKSQIYMIDADGKDLERITFTGTHNSAPSWSPAS, from the coding sequence ATGACGTTTCGAGTTGTCGTGCTCGTCAGCCTGTGTGTATCGATCGGTGTGGCGTGGATCATTGAATCCGGCGCCGCCGATGTCTTTCTTGAAGCCACGAGATCGGATTTTCAAAAGATTCCGCTCGGGATCGCCGGGATTGAAAATCTGGGCGGGTCGGAGTCACCCGAGGCGCGCGTGAAGCTCGGCACGCGCATTGAAGACGTGCTCAAGGCGGACGTGCGGCGCTCGCTGGTCTTTGCGCTGGTCGATTTGCCGAGCCTTGGCATTAAGGTCGGTCACCTCGGCGCTGAGCCCGATCCCTCGTTCAAACGAGCTGCCGAGAATGGGGTGTCGGTCATTGTGTGGGGTCAGGCGGGAATGAAGAGTGGGAGCAAGGACGCCGATCTCAGCATGGATGGCTATGTGTATGACGCCGGGAACAATGAAGTCGTGGGCGGGAAACGCTATGTCGGCTCGACATCGGTCGCTCGCCTCATGGCCCATCGCTTTGCGGATGAGCTGGTCTTTCGCTATACGGGAGAGCCGGGAATCGCCCGGACGAAGATCGCCTATGTCTCGGAATTGGGGACGGCTCGTGAATTATTCGTGATGGATTACGATGGATATGATCCGCGTCAGCTGACGGCCGATGGGTTTTTGAATCTGATGCCACGTTGGTCGCCGGATCGCCGATTTTTGGTCTTCACGACATACCGCAATCGGAACACGCAGGATATCGACATGATCGAGCTGGCCACGGGGAAGCGATGGACACTCGTCGCTCAAGGAGGGTTGAATATCACGCCGGTTCTCTCTCCCGACGGGAATTCGCTGGCCTACTCATCAAGCCATGAAGGGAATGCAGAATTGTACAGATTGGATACCAAGACGAAAGCCGTTCAACGACTGACCACGCATGCGGCCGGGGACTTATCGCCCTCATGGTCTCCATCGGGCCGAGAGCTCGTATTTACGTCCGATCGGAGCGGGGGACCACAGATTTTCCTCATGAGCGCGGATGGATCCAATGTGCGTCGATTGACGTTCGAAGGAGACTATAACGCGGCGCCGGCCTGGTCGCCTCGAGGAAATTGGATTGCCTATGTGTGCCGGACTCCCAAAAAAGAGTACAAACTGTGTGTGATCACTCCCGACGGTCAGAAACGGCTACAACTCACGACAGGGTTGGGCGTGGATGATTCTCCGTCTTGGTCGCCGGACGGACGGCATCTCGTTTTCAGCTCGACGGTGGAGGGGAAGAGTCAGATCTACATGATTGATGCCGACGGGAAAGATCTCGAGCGCATTACGTTCACCGGCACGCACAATAGCGCACCGTCCTGGTCCCCGGCCTCGTAA
- a CDS encoding energy transducer TonB — MQAWASAGMVSDDEWQARLTRRLGLAVVVSLVLHIGILVIVGWVRLPRHGERPLTSIEISLASLPTLPEKAVDPQKSPPIKKEIEQPKPVQQTKPIERAKTITPPKSVEQPKPIEPSKFAPPVKAPAPLPPVTAAPVSPPVTPAKPSNDLMRDIMKDIELPPDAPTRGDISPEDKPKKAPAMKLPDVPVVSETKETTQKKPVASVPSSSLTEDVAKELDEELKKIKTLEVPKAAPPVDVPTKPVTQVEAKAQSAKAVDTALKVPGMAPGSNAYLALVRKRISNAWNAPPMDLTSHAYVVVIQFRLHKNGSVTGVTIEQSSGNEYYDLAGKRAVISANPLPVFPSDITDLYFDAHFTFTVGEPQG; from the coding sequence GTGCAGGCTTGGGCATCAGCCGGCATGGTTTCGGATGATGAATGGCAGGCGAGACTGACTCGTCGCTTGGGCCTTGCCGTCGTCGTCTCTCTGGTCCTTCATATCGGCATACTGGTGATAGTGGGCTGGGTTCGACTGCCACGGCATGGTGAACGGCCTCTGACGTCGATTGAGATTTCCCTCGCGAGTTTGCCGACGCTTCCGGAAAAGGCCGTTGACCCTCAGAAAAGTCCGCCGATTAAGAAAGAGATAGAACAACCCAAGCCGGTACAGCAGACGAAGCCCATCGAGCGCGCGAAAACCATTACGCCACCCAAATCCGTTGAACAGCCGAAACCTATTGAACCGTCGAAATTCGCTCCTCCTGTGAAAGCGCCCGCGCCTCTTCCGCCGGTGACCGCCGCGCCTGTTTCTCCACCAGTGACTCCCGCAAAGCCTTCGAATGATCTGATGCGCGATATCATGAAAGATATTGAGTTGCCTCCGGATGCTCCAACACGCGGCGACATCAGTCCCGAGGACAAACCAAAAAAAGCGCCTGCGATGAAGCTGCCGGATGTGCCGGTCGTGTCGGAAACCAAGGAGACGACGCAAAAAAAGCCGGTTGCCTCTGTTCCGTCCTCATCCTTGACGGAAGATGTGGCGAAGGAATTAGACGAGGAATTGAAGAAAATCAAGACACTTGAGGTGCCGAAAGCAGCGCCGCCGGTGGATGTGCCGACAAAACCTGTGACTCAGGTTGAAGCGAAGGCCCAGAGCGCCAAGGCTGTCGACACCGCGCTGAAGGTTCCCGGAATGGCTCCTGGTTCTAACGCCTATCTTGCGCTTGTGCGGAAGCGAATCAGTAATGCTTGGAATGCCCCGCCCATGGATCTGACCAGCCATGCGTATGTCGTTGTCATACAGTTCAGACTCCATAAGAACGGATCGGTCACCGGTGTGACGATCGAACAATCGTCCGGAAACGAGTACTATGATTTGGCCGGGAAACGGGCTGTGATCAGCGCCAACCCATTGCCGGTGTTTCCATCTGATATCACGGATCTGTATTTTGATGCCCATTTCACCTTTACCGTCGGAGAGCCACAAGGATAA
- a CDS encoding ExbD/TolR family protein has protein sequence MMFETRQRRFLAEINVIPLVDVVLVLLVIFMVTAPMLYRGMDIKLPTSASNTIKPEIRAVLTIEKDQRLYLDKDQVSVAQLERKLRMMKEEHVDVSLYLRADRDVPYGIVVQVMDGVKKAGIEKLGMVTDPTGPERVSEGTPSQHNQ, from the coding sequence ATGATGTTTGAGACAAGGCAGCGTCGATTTTTAGCGGAAATCAACGTCATTCCGCTTGTGGACGTGGTGCTGGTGCTTCTGGTGATCTTTATGGTCACGGCACCGATGCTCTATCGAGGCATGGACATCAAGTTGCCGACTTCGGCGTCGAACACGATCAAGCCGGAAATTCGAGCGGTGCTGACGATCGAAAAAGATCAACGCCTCTATCTCGACAAAGATCAGGTGAGCGTGGCTCAGCTGGAACGGAAGTTGCGCATGATGAAAGAAGAGCATGTCGATGTCTCGTTGTATTTGCGCGCCGACCGCGACGTGCCATATGGAATAGTGGTTCAGGTGATGGATGGAGTCAAAAAAGCCGGTATCGAGAAACTTGGCATGGTGACTGATCCCACCGGACCTGAACGTGTCAGTGAGGGTACGCCATCCCAACACAATCAGTAG
- a CDS encoding MotA/TolQ/ExbB proton channel family protein, whose product MFQAGPLGVILSLGIVSKVVLVLLVCFSVASWAIIFYKLAVFRTADAKDRHFMAVLLRARDVEDVTRHAQQTIGSPCAKIFHTVIQRIGYLPTEMNEHGSIAYDRHVMERTAAHLVQGQIAKLESFLPFLATTGNICPFVGLLGTVMGIIDSFREIGTQGTASIAAVAPGVSEALIATAAGLFAAIPAVIAYNYFLVRIRRAAMHMDSVVVELLALIPAQTRPVAPVSVGAKG is encoded by the coding sequence ATGTTTCAAGCCGGCCCACTAGGAGTCATTCTGTCGCTCGGGATCGTGTCCAAGGTGGTCCTCGTCCTCCTGGTCTGCTTTTCGGTTGCGTCCTGGGCCATCATTTTCTACAAACTGGCCGTGTTTCGCACCGCTGATGCAAAAGATCGTCATTTTATGGCCGTATTGCTACGGGCCAGAGATGTGGAGGATGTCACTCGGCATGCGCAACAGACGATCGGAAGTCCCTGCGCAAAGATTTTTCATACCGTGATTCAACGGATCGGTTATCTCCCCACCGAGATGAACGAACACGGTTCCATTGCGTATGATCGACATGTGATGGAGCGGACGGCGGCTCATCTTGTCCAGGGACAAATCGCCAAGTTGGAATCGTTCCTTCCGTTTCTTGCGACGACCGGCAATATCTGCCCGTTCGTGGGGCTCTTGGGGACGGTGATGGGCATTATCGACTCATTCCGGGAAATCGGCACGCAAGGCACAGCCAGCATTGCGGCTGTGGCTCCCGGCGTTTCCGAAGCCTTGATCGCGACCGCAGCCGGATTGTTTGCCGCGATTCCCGCCGTCATCGCCTATAATTATTTTCTCGTACGCATCAGACGTGCCGCCATGCATATGGATTCGGTCGTGGTGGAGCTCCTGGCCTTGATTCCAGCCCAGACGAGACCTGTCGCTCCGGTTTCCGTTGGAGCGAAGGGATGA
- the xerD gene encoding site-specific tyrosine recombinase XerD, whose protein sequence is MAIVRAPTAMIEPTAPLLDPLLERYLSELRIESGLATNTLESYRRDLSRWQRYLMEHQLSVVAPVPPHTIRSFLASLKHEALAASSIARLLSAMRGWYRFLIRENLVEASPLRDMRAVRRPVRLPKTLTHEEMTALLELPARDHAEDQRDRVMLELLYAAGLRVSELVGLSLSQIDMQLGCVRVVGKGAKERVVPMGQVAVKMLVDYVEHVRPVLLKGRSSRVLFISRRGRGLTRQACWKLLLRRARRAGISKSISPHMLRHSFATHLLEGGADLRVVQSMLGHADIATTQIYTHVEGSRLRQIHRRYFPRQRGRRQSDVQNSTKPK, encoded by the coding sequence TTGGCTATAGTTCGTGCTCCGACCGCCATGATTGAACCAACGGCACCATTGCTGGATCCTCTGCTTGAACGGTATCTCAGCGAGCTGCGGATTGAAAGCGGACTAGCCACCAATACGCTCGAGTCCTACCGCCGAGACCTGTCGCGGTGGCAGCGATACTTGATGGAGCATCAGCTCAGTGTGGTAGCCCCTGTCCCACCGCACACGATACGGTCCTTCCTTGCATCGCTTAAACACGAGGCCCTTGCGGCGTCATCGATTGCCCGTCTCCTCTCGGCGATGCGAGGGTGGTATCGCTTTCTGATTCGGGAAAACCTCGTGGAGGCCAGTCCGCTCCGTGATATGAGGGCGGTGCGTCGGCCGGTTCGATTACCGAAGACACTGACGCATGAGGAAATGACGGCATTGCTGGAGCTGCCGGCTCGTGATCACGCCGAGGATCAACGCGATCGCGTGATGTTGGAATTGTTGTATGCGGCGGGTCTTCGTGTGTCAGAGCTTGTCGGACTCAGTCTTTCGCAGATCGACATGCAATTGGGTTGCGTGCGAGTCGTCGGGAAAGGCGCCAAAGAGAGGGTCGTCCCGATGGGACAGGTTGCGGTCAAGATGTTGGTGGATTACGTGGAGCATGTGAGACCCGTTCTACTCAAAGGGCGATCGTCCCGTGTGCTGTTCATCAGCCGGCGAGGACGAGGGCTTACGAGGCAGGCATGTTGGAAGCTGCTTCTGCGGCGGGCGCGACGCGCCGGCATTTCCAAATCGATTTCTCCGCACATGCTGAGGCATTCCTTTGCCACGCATCTGCTGGAGGGAGGAGCCGATTTGCGAGTCGTGCAATCAATGTTGGGGCACGCAGACATCGCGACGACTCAAATCTATACGCATGTGGAAGGCAGCCGGTTACGACAGATCCATCGCCGATATTTCCCACGACAGCGTGGCCGACGGCAGTCGGACGTGCAAAATTCCACGAAGCCTAAATAG
- a CDS encoding penicillin-binding protein activator produces MALALTLGSGVMSAQPGDAAAADPVKVLLPNPPVLNQAKHLIEKGDAETAATVLRRFLTTTPPPEHLDDTYLLLGAACYGMKDYAEALRYLNQLQTEFPESDLLDRGKLMLARTHTAMGNIDLALPLLAQVRTAASDDSTKREAQQLTAEAFAQKRDYVRAIHTLLEGMAGSSDAQMAETREQIRQFITEKLDKKGLTRVRDAYPRSYPADLASLRLIDYYIGRGEDHLAERETRHFLAAFPAHPSVPKASESLELIKSRLKANQYFIAAVLPLSGHLSPFANDVLEGIQLAVERAHEQPGSPSVGLIVKDHDADRLGFLDDLSTLLHDDRPLVVIGPMLSKNLPVMAEMAQRTRIPLITPAATLPNVRRLGSYLFSTSLTYAMQAERIATYAAKEQGYRRFCILHPDTVYGRELARLFAQEVRRYDGEIIAMEAFKEGETDFGPQIQRLKAEDLKKYGLAVPIETPRQPGKPLGRNEKRVLYTPGFDAIFIPSRSHEIGLLAAQLAFHDIKAPLLGTNGWNSQDFARTADRTVDGATFVDGFFADSPNPAVQEFVQRYHKRFQSTPSLFTMQGYDAARVVIEGIRHGATSGEALHEFLITQRNLPTLAGPASFGPDGTLHRPLFLLQVKQGKFVQLD; encoded by the coding sequence ATGGCTCTCGCGCTGACGCTCGGCAGCGGCGTCATGTCGGCTCAACCGGGCGACGCGGCAGCGGCAGATCCCGTCAAGGTCCTTCTTCCAAACCCACCGGTCTTGAACCAGGCCAAACACCTGATTGAGAAAGGGGACGCGGAAACCGCAGCCACAGTCTTGCGTCGATTCTTGACGACCACTCCACCACCCGAACATCTCGATGACACCTATCTGCTGCTGGGCGCCGCGTGTTATGGAATGAAGGACTACGCAGAGGCGCTCCGCTATCTGAACCAACTTCAGACGGAGTTTCCCGAATCCGACCTCCTGGACCGAGGCAAACTGATGTTGGCCCGCACCCATACCGCGATGGGCAATATCGACCTCGCGTTGCCGTTGCTGGCGCAAGTGCGGACAGCGGCATCGGACGACTCAACCAAACGCGAGGCCCAGCAGCTGACCGCCGAGGCATTCGCTCAAAAGAGAGACTATGTCCGGGCCATCCATACCTTGCTGGAAGGCATGGCCGGCAGTTCCGACGCACAGATGGCGGAGACACGGGAGCAGATTCGCCAATTCATCACCGAAAAGCTGGATAAAAAAGGGCTGACCCGGGTGCGGGATGCCTATCCTCGCTCCTATCCCGCCGACCTCGCGTCGCTTCGACTGATCGACTACTATATCGGGCGAGGCGAAGACCATTTAGCGGAACGGGAGACCCGGCATTTTCTCGCTGCGTTTCCTGCTCATCCCTCCGTCCCGAAAGCAAGCGAATCGCTGGAACTCATCAAGTCGAGATTGAAGGCCAACCAATATTTTATCGCGGCCGTCCTTCCGTTGTCGGGCCACTTGTCCCCCTTCGCCAATGACGTCCTGGAGGGCATTCAATTGGCGGTGGAACGGGCTCACGAGCAACCGGGCAGCCCATCCGTCGGATTGATCGTGAAGGATCATGATGCCGACCGGCTGGGCTTTTTGGACGATCTCTCGACGCTATTGCATGACGACCGTCCACTCGTCGTCATCGGCCCGATGTTGTCCAAAAACCTTCCGGTCATGGCTGAAATGGCGCAAAGAACCAGGATCCCGTTGATTACACCGGCAGCCACACTCCCCAATGTCCGTCGGTTGGGCAGTTACCTCTTCAGCACCTCGTTGACCTACGCCATGCAAGCCGAACGCATCGCGACCTACGCCGCGAAAGAACAGGGCTATCGACGATTCTGCATTCTCCACCCCGACACCGTCTATGGGCGAGAACTTGCCCGGCTTTTCGCGCAAGAGGTGCGCCGATACGACGGCGAAATCATCGCCATGGAAGCCTTCAAGGAAGGGGAAACGGATTTTGGCCCGCAGATCCAACGGCTCAAGGCGGAAGATCTGAAAAAGTATGGGCTGGCGGTTCCGATTGAAACGCCACGACAGCCCGGCAAGCCTCTCGGTCGAAACGAAAAACGCGTCCTCTACACGCCGGGGTTTGACGCAATCTTCATCCCCAGTCGTTCGCACGAGATCGGCCTCCTCGCCGCGCAGCTGGCGTTTCATGACATCAAAGCCCCGCTGCTGGGCACCAACGGCTGGAACTCGCAGGACTTCGCCCGCACCGCCGACCGGACTGTCGACGGTGCAACATTCGTGGATGGCTTCTTCGCCGACAGCCCGAACCCCGCCGTACAGGAGTTCGTTCAGCGGTACCACAAGCGCTTTCAATCGACTCCATCGCTGTTCACCATGCAGGGCTATGATGCGGCCAGAGTCGTCATCGAAGGAATCCGCCATGGGGCCACTTCCGGCGAAGCGCTCCACGAATTCCTCATAACCCAGCGCAACCTGCCGACACTCGCCGGACCGGCCAGTTTCGGACCAGACGGCACCCTGCACCGCCCGCTCTTTCTTCTGCAGGTGAAACAGGGTAAGTTTGTCCAGTTGGATTGA
- a CDS encoding site-2 protease family protein produces the protein MNSLSQILHTISYMGLPLLFAMVLHEYAHGWMAEKCGDSTAKREGRLTINPLAHIDPFGTIILPLICLLLPGSFLLGWAKPVPIDPRNMHQPRRDMALVAAAGPGMNLLLAVVSALLLALILTFEPTLSPRSATEAEESSGLLATLLLSPIAVMAKYSVMINVFLALFNLLPIPPLDGGRILTALLPSKPAMTLARLEPYGMLILVGLIVFDKELGILHTITGTFAKELSGTILSTALGLRPGVAE, from the coding sequence ATGAATTCCCTCTCGCAAATCCTTCACACAATCTCGTACATGGGGCTCCCCTTGTTGTTTGCGATGGTCCTCCATGAATATGCCCATGGCTGGATGGCGGAGAAATGCGGCGACTCGACCGCAAAACGTGAAGGACGACTCACCATCAATCCACTGGCCCATATCGATCCGTTCGGTACGATCATCTTGCCGCTGATCTGTTTGTTGTTGCCCGGGAGCTTTCTGTTGGGCTGGGCCAAGCCGGTTCCGATTGACCCTCGGAATATGCATCAGCCGCGACGCGACATGGCGCTCGTGGCGGCGGCCGGTCCCGGGATGAACCTGCTGCTCGCCGTCGTCAGCGCCTTGCTCTTGGCGTTGATCTTGACGTTCGAGCCGACCCTGTCTCCTCGCAGCGCCACCGAGGCCGAAGAGTCCTCGGGTCTCCTTGCAACCCTCTTATTGAGCCCGATCGCCGTCATGGCGAAATATTCCGTAATGATCAACGTATTTCTCGCACTGTTCAACCTGCTTCCGATCCCCCCGCTCGACGGCGGACGGATCCTGACGGCGCTGTTGCCGTCGAAGCCGGCGATGACACTCGCGCGATTGGAGCCCTATGGCATGCTCATCCTGGTGGGGCTCATCGTGTTCGACAAAGAACTAGGCATTCTCCATACGATCACCGGGACCTTCGCCAAGGAGCTGTCCGGGACGATCTTGTCCACGGCGCTTGGTCTCCGTCCGGGAGTCGCAGAATGA
- the trpS gene encoding tryptophan--tRNA ligase — MSTPRGRVLSGMQPSGLMHLGNFLGALENWKVLQEQYDCYFFVADWHALSTNYADTSRIRTFVREMLIDWLAGGIDPERSTLFIQSRIPEHAILHLLLSMMTPVSWLERNPTYKEKQDEIKGKDLTTYGFLGYPVLQAADILLYKPDFVPVGKDQLPHLELTRELARRFNDIYKAAVFPEPKEHLTKFPKVLGTDGRKMSKSYNNTINLSDAEPVVRQKLKTMVTDPARVRRTDPGNPDLCPVYEFHTIYSPQAVRDQVNADCRSAAIGCIDCKKLVADRIVEQLAPIWDKRAKLTHEPSRVDEIVEIGSTRAAAVAKATLEEVNEAMKI, encoded by the coding sequence ATGAGTACACCACGCGGACGAGTCCTCAGCGGCATGCAGCCCAGCGGCCTCATGCATCTCGGGAACTTTCTCGGCGCCTTAGAAAACTGGAAGGTGCTGCAAGAACAATATGACTGTTACTTCTTCGTCGCCGACTGGCATGCGTTGTCGACAAACTATGCCGACACGAGCCGCATCCGGACGTTCGTGCGTGAGATGCTGATCGATTGGCTTGCCGGGGGTATCGATCCGGAACGTTCCACCCTCTTTATCCAGTCTCGCATCCCGGAACACGCCATCCTCCACCTCTTGCTTTCAATGATGACGCCCGTTTCATGGCTTGAGCGCAATCCCACGTATAAAGAAAAACAAGATGAGATTAAGGGGAAAGACCTCACCACCTACGGCTTTCTCGGCTATCCGGTGCTACAAGCCGCCGACATCCTTTTGTACAAACCGGATTTTGTTCCGGTGGGAAAAGATCAACTTCCCCACCTGGAACTGACACGAGAGCTCGCGCGTCGATTCAACGATATCTACAAGGCCGCGGTGTTCCCTGAACCGAAGGAACACCTGACGAAGTTTCCCAAGGTGCTTGGCACCGATGGCCGTAAAATGAGCAAGAGTTACAATAATACGATCAACCTCTCCGATGCCGAACCGGTCGTCCGGCAAAAACTCAAGACCATGGTCACCGACCCAGCCCGTGTCAGACGGACCGACCCCGGCAATCCAGACCTCTGTCCCGTCTACGAATTCCACACCATCTATTCCCCGCAGGCAGTCAGGGACCAGGTCAACGCAGACTGCCGATCCGCTGCGATCGGCTGTATCGACTGCAAGAAACTCGTGGCGGACCGAATCGTGGAACAGTTGGCACCGATCTGGGACAAGCGCGCCAAACTCACGCACGAGCCGTCCCGCGTTGACGAGATCGTGGAGATCGGCAGTACGCGAGCGGCCGCGGTCGCCAAGGCGACGCTGGAGGAAGTAAACGAAGCCATGAAAATTTAG
- a CDS encoding MBL fold metallo-hydrolase, producing MTALIRKTFSVPPLGCNCSIIGDPVTKQAVVIDPGGAPERILQEVQQLGFTVTRILHTHAHLDHFLASSEIKKATGAAICLHQDDLQLWNNLELQCRVFGVSYVPALAPDHWLGDEERVMLGQAPIVAIHTPGHTPGSMSFHVPNDKLLLAGDTLFRGSIGRTDLWGGDFETIEESIRERLYTLDEATTVVTGHGPDTEIGIEKESNQFVRV from the coding sequence ATGACCGCCTTGATTCGGAAGACCTTCTCGGTTCCACCCCTCGGTTGTAATTGCTCAATCATCGGTGATCCCGTCACGAAGCAGGCGGTCGTCATCGACCCCGGTGGCGCGCCGGAACGAATTCTCCAGGAGGTGCAGCAACTGGGGTTCACCGTCACCCGCATCCTCCATACGCACGCCCATCTCGATCACTTTCTGGCGTCCAGCGAGATCAAGAAGGCGACCGGAGCGGCGATTTGCCTGCATCAAGACGATCTGCAACTGTGGAACAACCTCGAACTTCAATGTCGGGTTTTTGGGGTGTCGTATGTGCCGGCGCTGGCTCCGGACCATTGGCTTGGGGATGAAGAACGGGTGATGCTGGGGCAGGCGCCGATTGTGGCAATCCATACACCAGGCCATACACCTGGGTCGATGAGTTTTCATGTGCCGAACGACAAGCTTCTGTTGGCTGGGGACACACTCTTTCGGGGAAGCATCGGCCGGACGGACTTATGGGGAGGCGACTTTGAGACCATCGAGGAATCGATTCGTGAGCGACTCTATACCCTTGATGAGGCGACTACGGTTGTGACCGGTCATGGGCCGGACACCGAAATCGGCATTGAAAAGGAATCGAATCAGTTTGTTCGTGTGTGA